The sequence below is a genomic window from Flavobacterium sediminilitoris.
TAGGTATTTCTTTTACCAATTCATTTGCTCTTTCAATAGCTCCTTTCATTCCTTTTTCACGAGGAGTTAATTCAAATTCAGCTCCATAAATTTCCATTAACTTTCGTCTTTCAATACTCATGGATTCTGGCATGACTAGAATTACTCTATATCCTTTTACCGCAGCCACTAGAGCTAATCCGATTCCTGTATTTCCAGAAGTAGGCTCAATAATAACACTATTTTCATTCAACAACCCTTTTGCTTCTGCATCTTCAATCATTCCTAATGCAATACGATCTTTTATACTGTTTCCAGGATTAGTTCTTTCTAACTTTATCCAAACATTTTTATTTTCACCATATAATCTATTAATCTTTACTACTGGTGTGTTTCCAATGGTTTGTAAAACATTTTCTACTCTCATAATTATTTATTTTTATTTTTACTTATTTATATACTAAAATTAATAGGCTCTGGAAATTGATTTTTTGATTTTATAACAATTTCACTTTTATGGAATACTAATGATTGAGAAGGTATTGATTCTGTTATCCAAACATTCCCGCCAATAATTGCTCCTTTTCCAATTGTTGTTTTTCCTCCTAAAATTGTTGCATTTGCATAAACAACCACTTTATCTTCAATAGTAGGATGCCTTTTCTCCTTTGCTTTATCTTTACTTACACTTAAAGCTCCTAATGTTACTCCTTGATAAATTTTCACATCATCTCCTATTACTGTTGTTTCACCTATAACAACTCCTGTTCCATGATCTATAAAAAATCTTTTTCCTATTGAAGCTGCTGGATGAATATCTATTCCTGTTTTACTGTGTGCATATTCCGAAAAAGACCTAGGCAATATTGGAATTTCTTTTTTCCAAAGTAGGTTTGCAATACGATAAATTACGATTGCAAAAAAACCAGGATAAGTTA
It includes:
- the epsC gene encoding serine O-acetyltransferase EpsC; this translates as MENDRIKLLYKSNFLQTRICFDKKEVEYWIESFFSWIFCINEEYKEYTFFKRQKVELEEKMTQFLTQVGLSSTEAVSTATDFFEDVIVLHETFLSDLKVVFEFDPAAKSKDEVLLTYPGFFAIVIYRIANLLWKKEIPILPRSFSEYAHSKTGIDIHPAASIGKRFFIDHGTGVVIGETTVIGDDVKIYQGVTLGALSVSKDKAKEKRHPTIEDKVVVYANATILGGKTTIGKGAIIGGNVWITESIPSQSLVFHKSEIVIKSKNQFPEPINFSI